AATGAACCGGCGAAAAACAATGAATTTGTTTAGGTGGAATAACTTATATCTATATGCATATTTTAACTTTAAGGGATTAAAATAACCGGATAATAAACCGGCAAATATTTCTTAAAATAATTGAATATGTTTGATCATCCACGCCAAATGGAGCCAATGTTTCCCAGAGAATCCTCAGATTTGGTAAATCTGGCGATGGAGGTGTATCGCAAATCCGCTTCGCTGGATAATCTCCTGCCTCCGGTAACACGAAAAGAAGTTACACGGCTGCTCCGGCATATTAACAGTTATTATTCTAACAGAATTGAGGGAGAGCATCCTACACCGGCAGATATTGAGCGGGCGGTCAAGAAAGAGTATAGCCGTGATGAGAAAAAGAAACGTTTACAAATGCTTAGTGTGGCTCACATTGAAGTACAAAACCTGATTGATGAATGGTTTAGTGAAAATCCCAACCTGAACGTCTGCTCAAAAGATTTTATATGCAGTATTCACAGAGAGTTTTACGAGCGGGTTCCTGAAATATTTTTAAATATTCATGATCCGGTTTCAGGTGATACGATAAAAATGATACCAGGAGAAGTCCGTGACCGGGAGGTAAAAATTGGTGATCATATTCCTCCGAAAGCCGAAAATCTTGAACTGTTTCTCAATCGATTTGAGAATGCGTATTCACCCGGAAACCTTCTTGGCCATAAAAAACTGATTGCAGCTGCAGCAAGTCATCATCGAATCGCATGGATTCATCCTTTTATGGATGGAAATGGAAGGGTTTCTCGGCTGTTTAGCTATGCATACATGAAGAGTGTGAAACTTGAATCTTTGGGGTTGTGGACAATTTCAAGAGGTCTTGCCCGCAGGGCGGATGAGTACAGGCAATTTCTTGCAGTAGCAGATGCCGAACGAAAGGGGGATTATGATGGCCGTGGTAATTTGTCTGAAAGCGGATTGGGACGATTTTGTGAATTTTTCTATACGGTTGCAGACGACCAGGTATCATTCATGAGAGAGCTGTTGCAGCTTGATAAGCTCCGTGAACGTATAATAGGTTATGTGAATTTGAGGTCAGAAAATATGATTCCCGGCGAAAGGCCATTGCGGGAGGAAGCGAAATATATACTGGCTGAAATAGTGATGAGAGGTGAAATTAAGCGTGGAGAAGTAAAAAGGATATCAGGGCTCGGGGAACGTACTGCCAGAGATTTAACCAGCCAGCTTGAAAGTGATGAGCTGATAATATCCGATAGCCATCGTGCTCCCTTACGCTTTCATATACCATCTAAAGTGGTAGGATACTACTTTCCTTCACTTTACCCTGAGGGTTCTATTTAAGACTTATGCTAAACCCACTCGGTTTAAAAAAGGGAAAGGTGGTTCGTATCGGTTTGATTGGGTGGGAAGAGAGGTTATTGGATGAGAAGTTGGTGTATGTGTAGATTAGCTAGATGAAGATTGCCACTGACCTTCGGTATTCCATTTCCTGTTAAACAGTTGTTGATTTAATGCAGCCTGGCTCACCGGCCATAAGAAAATTTGAATTTGTTTGATCGTATCATTTAAACCTGAAGTCGTGCTCGATTCTGGTAATTTTGAAACAAAAGCATTCCACTGATTTACCTTATCTTCATTTAATGAAAATTCAGTTGTTAATGCAGTAGGGTACTCATCAGGCAGTTCTGTTTTTCTACGATGAAAAGTTTGCTGAATAGCCTGCTTTAGTGCCTCACCGTCAAAAGAACGGTTCTTGCTTAAAAACCAAATATCATAAAAATCTTTCATCCTGCTATTTGCCAAATCCAGATCTACCATAGCCTGAAATTTTTCAGCAATTGCACTTTCCAATGTGTAGGCTTTTAGCTTCGGTTTTTCCTCATCATCAAGTATTGCGGGATATTCAATCCAATACGGGCCGGGACTGACTACGTCACCGAAGCCCATATCTATTTGTATAGATACTATTGCATTGCCAAGCGATCCTTTAATTTTAAATCGGACTCCATTGTATGCTTGATTCTCTCGAATTTCTTGCTCTGTTATTGATCGTGGATCAAATTTCAAGCCATCATCTTTAACAGAAATTTTACAGCAATCAGCAAGCATTTGTTTAATTTCTATTACATCTGAGTTATCAGGACCTAAAAAATCCATGTCTTTTGTAGGTCGAATTTCTGATATACCAGTTGCTCTTAACAGGAGGGCACCCTTTAATATAAATTCTTCAGCATAGGGAGATAGACTTATCCTGTGAAGAAATTTCTCCATAGCATAGTACTGAAACAGTTCATTAAAGGGCCTTTCTGTCTGTTTTGCTTTGTTCAGAAGTCGTTGATGAACGGATACGGAAACTTGGTCGGTTGTTTTATTCACTCGCTATGGTTTCAATATATGGTTTAATGATGGTTTTAACCCTGCAAATATCTGCATAATATAGAATGTCTTTGATAGAGGTTTTTTTGCTTTGAATGGCATTCTGGAGAGCCTCAATTGCGACATCCTTGCCAATTTTATTCCTGAATTTAAAACAATCTGCAATGGTTTTTGCAGGATTATAAATCTGAACAGTCAGTCCATCTATCGTATGTTCATCTATACCTTCGGTCAGACTTTTCCCGGAAAATCGATAAATGCGAAGGGGTGGGTAGTCCAATTTCGGATTTCTTTGTGTTCGTTCCAGTGCTACATGTACATGGTGAGGAATCTGTGTTGTAAGCTCATGAAAGTCCAGTGCAGATATCAGACATATTTTAGCTGATGGAATTCTGCCAACCACTATGGCCAGATCCGGATTATTTAGCGGTTCACTCGTTTCAAGTTTATATACTCCACGGTCCAGTTGTTGAACGATTCCCTCATCACGCATTTTATATAGGGTTCTCCGATGAAGTCCTGCTTTCAGGGCATCGGATGTGCGCATAATGCCACCATTCTTTATGAAGATATCGATAGCATGGTTAATTTTTTCTTCGGATACGTACATGACATGGTAAGTTATGCATACATTTATAAATTAGTGTATGCATTTATGTCCATATAGTCAAGAGATGAACACCCAGTCTTTTTCTGCCACTATTGGCTCAGGGGTAATCCGAGCCTGTTCCGAGAGAACATCTGCTGCCTGGACGACAGCGTGGCAAAAGGAGGGAAGTTGGTCGGGTATCGGTATGACGGTGAGGAGTGGGTAAGAAAGTAAAATAAAATTCGCCCTATTTTACCTTTATACTTAAAAGTAAAATATCATACGGTGAATATGCGGTAAGTAAAATAATAATTCTTATATTTTACTTTAAACATAGAAAGTAAAATAGCGTAATGGATATTGAAACATTTAAATGGGGTAGCTGGCGACAAGGCAATGAGTATAAATATTATTTGCCTGAAAAAATCAATCAACCATGGAAATGGGATAATTCTGATATCAATATTCTTTTAGAAGAAGCTTCTATGAAATTGGGTGAACTCAATTCCTATGCTCGGTTGGTTCCTAATATTGATTTATTTATCCAGTTGCACGTAACTACAGAAGCTGTAATTTCCAGCCGCATTGAGGGTACCCAGACAAATATTGACGAAGCACTTCTACCCGAAGAAGATGTGGCCCCTGAACGGAGACAAGATTGGCAAGAGGTGCGCAACTATACCGAAGCCCTGAATACGGCTATAAAGTCTCTGGAAAGTATACCTATATCTTCAAGACTGATCAGGCAAACCCATGGGACTTTACTTAGTGGAGTACGTGGAGAGCATAAACTACCCGGAGATTTCCGGGCCAGCCAAAATTGGATTGGAGGTGCTACCCTTA
Above is a genomic segment from Rhodohalobacter sp. SW132 containing:
- a CDS encoding Fic family protein; this encodes MFDHPRQMEPMFPRESSDLVNLAMEVYRKSASLDNLLPPVTRKEVTRLLRHINSYYSNRIEGEHPTPADIERAVKKEYSRDEKKKRLQMLSVAHIEVQNLIDEWFSENPNLNVCSKDFICSIHREFYERVPEIFLNIHDPVSGDTIKMIPGEVRDREVKIGDHIPPKAENLELFLNRFENAYSPGNLLGHKKLIAAAASHHRIAWIHPFMDGNGRVSRLFSYAYMKSVKLESLGLWTISRGLARRADEYRQFLAVADAERKGDYDGRGNLSESGLGRFCEFFYTVADDQVSFMRELLQLDKLRERIIGYVNLRSENMIPGERPLREEAKYILAEIVMRGEIKRGEVKRISGLGERTARDLTSQLESDELIISDSHRAPLRFHIPSKVVGYYFPSLYPEGSI
- a CDS encoding type IV toxin-antitoxin system AbiEi family antitoxin domain-containing protein; protein product: MYVSEEKINHAIDIFIKNGGIMRTSDALKAGLHRRTLYKMRDEGIVQQLDRGVYKLETSEPLNNPDLAIVVGRIPSAKICLISALDFHELTTQIPHHVHVALERTQRNPKLDYPPLRIYRFSGKSLTEGIDEHTIDGLTVQIYNPAKTIADCFKFRNKIGKDVAIEALQNAIQSKKTSIKDILYYADICRVKTIIKPYIETIASE
- a CDS encoding nucleotidyl transferase AbiEii/AbiGii toxin family protein; amino-acid sequence: MNKTTDQVSVSVHQRLLNKAKQTERPFNELFQYYAMEKFLHRISLSPYAEEFILKGALLLRATGISEIRPTKDMDFLGPDNSDVIEIKQMLADCCKISVKDDGLKFDPRSITEQEIRENQAYNGVRFKIKGSLGNAIVSIQIDMGFGDVVSPGPYWIEYPAILDDEEKPKLKAYTLESAIAEKFQAMVDLDLANSRMKDFYDIWFLSKNRSFDGEALKQAIQQTFHRRKTELPDEYPTALTTEFSLNEDKVNQWNAFVSKLPESSTTSGLNDTIKQIQIFLWPVSQAALNQQLFNRKWNTEGQWQSSSS